In one Curtobacterium citreum genomic region, the following are encoded:
- a CDS encoding phosphoribosyltransferase family protein produces the protein MAVELSTWDAQGTPTTPTFSTMQFPAGEAHVKVVDDADAGAATEIATLRGTNGDDLLMLGMWADAVRQRGSRSVALVPYLPGARQDRGLPFGAKVYADVLNGFHIDQVIAFDPHSPVIVGLVDNLTVVTSEQVVRDAVLDAKGDAYTGIIAPDKGAVARATAVAESCGLPLYRAEKHRNPDTGKLDGFTCEPLPADGRFLVVDDICDGGGTFTGLAGSTGLPRERLSLWVSHGVFSGRAPQLAEHFGEIVTTDSYPAQNAVPGLRTVPLSPYLTKEIR, from the coding sequence ATGGCAGTCGAACTCAGCACCTGGGACGCCCAGGGCACACCGACGACACCGACGTTCTCCACCATGCAGTTCCCCGCCGGTGAAGCCCACGTCAAGGTCGTGGACGACGCCGACGCGGGGGCGGCCACCGAGATCGCGACCCTGCGCGGCACCAACGGCGACGACCTCCTCATGCTCGGCATGTGGGCGGACGCGGTCCGGCAGCGCGGCAGCAGGTCCGTCGCCCTCGTCCCGTACCTGCCCGGCGCCCGCCAGGACCGCGGGCTCCCCTTCGGCGCGAAGGTCTACGCGGACGTCCTCAACGGCTTCCACATCGACCAGGTGATCGCCTTCGACCCGCACTCCCCCGTGATCGTCGGCCTCGTCGACAACCTCACGGTGGTCACGAGCGAGCAGGTCGTCCGCGACGCCGTGCTCGACGCAAAAGGGGACGCGTACACGGGGATCATCGCGCCGGACAAGGGTGCGGTCGCCCGTGCCACCGCGGTCGCCGAGTCCTGCGGGCTGCCGCTGTACCGCGCCGAGAAGCACCGCAACCCGGACACCGGCAAGCTCGACGGCTTCACGTGCGAGCCGCTCCCGGCGGACGGCCGGTTCCTGGTCGTCGACGACATCTGCGACGGCGGCGGCACGTTCACGGGCCTCGCCGGCTCGACCGGCCTGCCGAGGGAGCGCCTGAGCCTCTGGGTCTCGCACGGGGTGTTCTCCGGCCGGGCCCCGCAGCTCGCCGAGCACTTCGGCGAGATCGTCACGACCGACAGCTACCCGGCCCAGAACGCCGTCCCCGGTCTCCGGACCGTCCCGCTCAGCCCCTACCTCACGAAGGAGATCCGATGA
- a CDS encoding GNAT family N-acetyltransferase, translating to MGNAGAVTVRPAGAGDARAIAEVHVRAWQEAYAHLLPAAYLAALDVDARAARWEGLVVEPGLTVVVAECDGAVVGWASAGPGREEPAVRDRELEGIYVLAAHHATGAGQALLDAAIGAEPAFLWVAEGNPRAEAFSRRNGFERDGAAKHVPIGPSGMDAVRMVR from the coding sequence ATGGGGAACGCAGGCGCAGTGACCGTCCGACCGGCCGGGGCAGGGGACGCCCGGGCGATCGCCGAGGTGCACGTGCGGGCCTGGCAGGAGGCGTACGCGCACCTGCTGCCCGCGGCGTACCTCGCCGCGCTCGACGTCGACGCCCGGGCGGCCCGCTGGGAGGGACTGGTGGTCGAGCCGGGCCTGACCGTCGTGGTCGCCGAGTGCGACGGCGCCGTCGTCGGATGGGCGTCCGCCGGCCCCGGGCGCGAGGAGCCCGCGGTGCGGGACCGAGAGCTCGAGGGCATCTACGTCCTCGCCGCCCACCACGCGACCGGCGCCGGGCAGGCGTTGCTCGACGCCGCGATCGGTGCCGAGCCGGCGTTCCTCTGGGTCGCGGAGGGCAACCCGCGCGCCGAGGCCTTCTCCCGCCGGAACGGCTTCGAGCGGGACGGTGCCGCGAAGCACGTGCCGATCGGACCGAGCGGCATGGACGCGGTCCGGATGGTGCGCTGA
- a CDS encoding nicotinate phosphoribosyltransferase — protein MTTTTTGLEPRTTTASPIAPLLAVDGYKHSHRQVYPQGTTRILINWTNRSNAHMPESTHAVVFGLQAFVQRHLVEAWEPFFAADEDTVADLFEQALQGYFGPNHIGVDHVRALHRLGYLPLEIRALPEGTLAPIGVATLTVENTVDEFFWLPNYIETALSASIWHPSTVATKALEYRDLMEDWAERTGADPASIDFAAHDFSFRGQSSIESAAAGGAGHLLSFLGTDSMPSLDFIDRYYPGDNGWVAASVPATEHSVMCVRGADGELETFEQILDVYPTGIVSAVSDGFDLFKVITETLPQLKDRITARDGKLVIRPDSGDPVDIVTGTVHGVPQDELLRDGRSHEEKGVVELLDELFGHTVNAEGYKVLNQHIGVIYGDSITLDRAHRIYERLAAKGYASDNIVLGIGSYTYQYMTRDNLGSAVKATWALVDGQPVDIQKDPKTGSGKKSAKGRIALHRDADGEIRQTDQATPEDEATSLLQPVWVDGRFQVHQSFADVRQVLRTERAARAARRATV, from the coding sequence ATGACCACCACGACGACGGGCCTCGAGCCCCGCACCACCACCGCGAGCCCGATCGCCCCACTGCTCGCCGTCGACGGCTACAAGCACTCGCACCGGCAGGTCTACCCGCAGGGCACGACCCGGATCCTGATCAACTGGACGAACCGCTCGAACGCGCACATGCCCGAGTCGACGCACGCCGTGGTCTTCGGGCTGCAGGCCTTCGTGCAGCGGCACCTCGTCGAGGCGTGGGAGCCGTTCTTCGCCGCGGACGAGGACACCGTCGCCGACCTGTTCGAGCAGGCGCTGCAGGGCTACTTCGGCCCGAACCACATCGGGGTCGACCACGTCCGCGCCCTGCACCGCCTCGGGTACCTGCCGCTCGAGATCCGCGCACTCCCAGAGGGCACCCTCGCCCCGATCGGCGTCGCCACCCTGACGGTCGAGAACACCGTCGACGAGTTCTTCTGGCTGCCGAACTACATCGAGACCGCACTGTCGGCGTCGATCTGGCACCCGTCCACCGTCGCGACGAAGGCGCTCGAGTACCGCGACCTCATGGAGGACTGGGCCGAGCGCACGGGCGCCGACCCGGCGAGCATCGACTTCGCCGCGCACGACTTCTCGTTCCGCGGGCAGTCGAGCATCGAGTCCGCGGCGGCCGGCGGCGCGGGGCACCTGCTCTCGTTCCTCGGCACCGACTCGATGCCCTCGCTCGACTTCATCGACCGCTACTACCCCGGCGACAACGGCTGGGTCGCGGCGAGCGTCCCCGCCACCGAGCACAGCGTGATGTGCGTCCGGGGCGCCGACGGCGAGCTCGAGACCTTCGAGCAGATCCTTGACGTCTACCCGACGGGCATCGTCTCGGCGGTGAGCGACGGCTTCGACCTGTTCAAGGTCATCACCGAGACACTCCCGCAGCTCAAGGACCGCATCACGGCCCGCGACGGCAAGCTCGTCATCCGTCCGGACTCGGGCGACCCGGTCGACATCGTCACCGGCACGGTGCACGGCGTCCCGCAGGACGAACTCCTCCGCGACGGCCGCAGCCACGAGGAGAAGGGCGTCGTCGAGCTCCTCGACGAGCTGTTCGGTCACACCGTCAACGCGGAGGGCTACAAGGTCCTCAACCAGCACATCGGCGTGATCTACGGCGACAGCATCACGCTCGACCGTGCGCACCGCATCTACGAGCGCCTGGCCGCCAAGGGCTACGCGAGCGACAACATCGTGCTCGGCATCGGCTCGTACACGTACCAGTACATGACCCGCGACAACCTCGGCAGCGCGGTGAAGGCGACGTGGGCGCTCGTCGACGGCCAGCCGGTCGACATCCAGAAGGACCCGAAGACCGGCAGCGGCAAGAAGAGCGCGAAGGGCCGCATCGCGCTGCACCGCGACGCGGACGGCGAGATCCGCCAGACCGACCAGGCCACGCCCGAGGACGAGGCCACGAGCCTCCTCCAGCCGGTCTGGGTCGACGGCCGCTTCCAGGTCCACCAGTCCTTCGCGGACGTCCGACAGGTGCTCCGCACCGAGCGGGCGGCCCGGGCCGCCCGCCGGGCGACGGTGTGA
- a CDS encoding oxygenase MpaB family protein translates to MTGGRPGGTAHDRWRASRPTPGRVADRALRDWLADSTPVAAGGRAILLQIADPVVAAGVRRHSDFARRPQQRLAHTLMFVSAVVIGTDADAAVATAFVEHAHRPVAGADDVERQLWVAATLFDSARRAHELFGDPPGPDRAEDVLAAYAPIATALRVPATDWFRDVADFDRYWAATLPTLTVTDDARGIVRDLLHPRFAPAWVRAAMPLVRTVTVGMLPDALRAAYGFPWGPREQRRFRRAVRLVRGVRRMVPAALLRLPGPLLLRAMHRTAARYLAVRPDQFLS, encoded by the coding sequence GTGACCGGTGGACGGCCTGGAGGCACGGCACACGACCGGTGGCGTGCCTCCCGTCCGACACCCGGCCGGGTCGCGGACCGTGCCCTGCGGGACTGGCTGGCCGACAGCACGCCCGTCGCGGCCGGCGGCCGCGCCATCCTGCTGCAGATCGCGGACCCGGTCGTCGCAGCGGGGGTCCGACGGCACTCGGACTTCGCGCGGCGACCGCAGCAGCGGCTCGCCCACACCCTGATGTTCGTCTCCGCCGTCGTGATCGGCACGGACGCCGACGCCGCCGTGGCGACCGCCTTCGTCGAGCACGCGCACCGGCCCGTCGCCGGCGCGGACGACGTCGAGCGCCAGCTGTGGGTCGCGGCGACGCTCTTCGACTCCGCACGTCGCGCCCACGAGCTGTTCGGCGACCCGCCCGGTCCGGACCGGGCCGAGGACGTGCTCGCGGCCTACGCGCCGATCGCGACCGCGTTGCGGGTGCCAGCAACGGATTGGTTCCGCGACGTCGCCGACTTCGACCGGTACTGGGCCGCGACGCTGCCGACGCTCACCGTCACCGACGACGCCAGGGGCATCGTCCGGGACCTCCTCCACCCGCGCTTCGCCCCGGCGTGGGTGCGGGCCGCGATGCCGCTCGTGCGGACCGTCACGGTCGGGATGCTGCCCGATGCTCTCCGCGCCGCGTACGGGTTCCCCTGGGGGCCGCGCGAACAGCGGCGCTTCCGACGGGCCGTCCGGCTCGTCCGGGGTGTGCGCCGCATGGTGCCGGCGGCACTCCTGCGGCTCCCGGGGCCCCTGCTGCTGCGCGCGATGCACCGGACGGCCGCCCGGTACCTCGCGGTACGGCCGGACCAGTTCTTGTCCTAG
- a CDS encoding NUDIX domain-containing protein yields the protein MTDAATVARDQPLIAIDVVPVSFTTADGLRVATARRAHDPFAGLEALPGVLLDAAERLEDGARRALRTKTGIDAAAVRHLAQVGAFDGPSRDPRDTAISIAFLAVVDPGVDAPPAVWRRPDQGDPRLPFDHDAIVRTAVDQVRTRLWRDVPLTRALLGEVFPTSAAAQLHAALHGSAPDAGNLNRSLRTNPALVRATAPATTGTRGGRPPATWTWAD from the coding sequence GTGACCGACGCCGCCACGGTGGCCCGCGACCAACCGCTCATCGCGATCGACGTCGTCCCGGTGTCGTTCACGACGGCGGACGGTCTGCGGGTCGCCACCGCGCGGCGGGCACACGACCCGTTCGCCGGCCTGGAGGCACTCCCCGGCGTGCTCCTGGACGCTGCGGAACGCCTCGAGGACGGCGCGCGACGCGCACTGCGGACCAAGACCGGGATCGACGCGGCTGCGGTCCGGCACCTCGCGCAGGTCGGTGCGTTCGACGGACCGTCCCGCGACCCGCGGGACACCGCCATCAGCATCGCGTTCCTGGCGGTCGTCGACCCGGGGGTGGACGCACCGCCCGCGGTCTGGCGGCGACCCGACCAGGGTGACCCGCGCCTCCCGTTCGACCACGACGCGATCGTCCGGACGGCCGTCGACCAGGTGCGGACCCGGCTGTGGCGCGACGTCCCGCTGACGCGCGCCCTGCTCGGCGAGGTGTTCCCGACGTCCGCGGCGGCGCAGCTGCACGCGGCGCTGCACGGCAGCGCACCAGACGCCGGCAACCTCAACCGCTCCCTGCGGACGAACCCGGCGCTCGTGCGGGCCACCGCACCCGCGACGACGGGCACGCGGGGCGGACGTCCCCCGGCGACCTGGACGTGGGCGGACTGA
- a CDS encoding pyridoxal 5'-phosphate synthase yields MSASLSGDDSLHLPEFDAPPSSPIDLARRWLDDATSRDVSEPMSMTLATAGADGRVSARTVDVKRLEDRGLVFGTSTLSPKGRQLAENPHAALQVYWRETMQQLRFEGRAVQLSDDESDALFADRSPKSRAATAIADQSAVLEPRTLQDLIDDANVLLSETDDAVPRPEGWVAWRLEPEVVEFWHGSRDRMHRRLQYVRAGEGWDAVRLQP; encoded by the coding sequence ATGTCCGCTTCGCTGTCCGGTGACGACTCCCTGCACCTGCCCGAGTTCGACGCGCCGCCGTCGTCCCCGATCGACCTGGCCCGGCGGTGGCTGGACGACGCCACATCGCGCGACGTGTCCGAGCCGATGTCGATGACCCTCGCGACGGCGGGGGCGGACGGCCGGGTGAGTGCCCGCACGGTCGACGTGAAGCGGCTGGAGGACCGCGGGCTCGTGTTCGGCACCTCGACGCTCAGCCCCAAGGGGCGGCAGCTCGCCGAGAACCCGCACGCCGCGCTCCAGGTGTACTGGCGCGAGACGATGCAGCAGCTCCGGTTCGAGGGCCGGGCGGTGCAGCTCTCCGACGACGAGTCCGACGCACTGTTCGCCGACCGCTCGCCGAAGTCCCGCGCCGCGACCGCGATCGCCGACCAGTCCGCCGTGCTCGAGCCCCGGACCCTGCAGGACCTGATCGACGACGCGAACGTGCTCCTGTCCGAGACCGACGACGCCGTCCCGCGCCCGGAGGGGTGGGTTGCGTGGCGGCTCGAGCCCGAGGTCGTGGAGTTCTGGCACGGCAGCCGCGACCGGATGCACCGGCGGCTGCAGTACGTCCGCGCGGGCGAGGGCTGGGACGCGGTGCGGCTGCAGCCGTAG